A DNA window from Paenibacillus segetis contains the following coding sequences:
- the atpF gene encoding F0F1 ATP synthase subunit B: MKILWENILITMIAFGILYWLLNKYAFGKLFAVMEQRRELVLGQLNEAKQTREQANVYVEEQKDALKQARQEALGIIEQSKQSSSKQARDLLEQAKADALRLKNEAVRDIESERNKAVETLRTEIGSYSVSIASKLIEREIESNPAEQEKLVNKYLGEVGSKS; this comes from the coding sequence GTGAAAATCCTGTGGGAGAATATTCTTATTACGATGATTGCGTTTGGTATTCTTTATTGGCTACTTAACAAGTATGCTTTCGGTAAACTCTTTGCAGTTATGGAGCAACGTCGCGAGTTGGTACTGGGTCAATTAAATGAAGCCAAGCAAACAAGAGAACAGGCGAACGTATACGTTGAAGAGCAGAAGGATGCTCTGAAACAAGCTCGTCAAGAAGCCCTTGGAATTATTGAACAATCCAAACAGAGCAGCAGCAAACAAGCTCGTGATTTGCTTGAACAAGCTAAGGCTGATGCATTGCGTTTGAAAAACGAGGCTGTTCGTGATATCGAAAGTGAGCGTAACAAAGCCGTTGAAACTCTTCGTACTGAGATTGGATCTTACTCTGTAAGTATCGCTTCTAAGCTGATCGAACGCGAAATCGAAAGCAATCCGGCAGAACAAGAGAAGCTTGTGAACAAATATCTCGGTGAAGTAGGTAGCAAATCATGA
- a CDS encoding F0F1 ATP synthase subunit delta, with product MSREVVVARRYAKALYEIAAQEGRTLEVELEIRALVESVNEDHEVQMFILSPNISEQVKWEVLGGVLEGKLSGPVVSLAKMLVERGRTDILPELLASYIKIAGDALGQADATVYSTYPLSDEEKRSIESEFGALVKKKIRVLNVIDSELLGGMKVKIGDTLYDGSLSTKLERLEKSFRRQAL from the coding sequence ATGAGCCGCGAAGTTGTCGTAGCGAGAAGATATGCTAAAGCTTTGTATGAGATTGCTGCTCAAGAAGGGCGTACACTTGAGGTTGAACTGGAGATTCGAGCTCTCGTAGAATCGGTGAACGAAGATCATGAGGTTCAGATGTTCATATTGAGTCCCAACATTTCCGAACAAGTGAAATGGGAAGTACTCGGAGGTGTACTGGAAGGCAAGCTTTCAGGTCCTGTAGTTTCTTTAGCTAAAATGCTGGTAGAAAGAGGAAGAACTGATATTTTACCGGAGCTTTTAGCTAGCTATATAAAAATCGCGGGTGACGCATTAGGGCAGGCAGATGCTACGGTCTATTCGACTTATCCTCTCTCTGATGAGGAGAAACGTTCGATCGAAAGCGAGTTCGGCGCACTTGTGAAGAAGAAGATTCGTGTTCTGAATGTAATTGATAGCGAGCTGCTCGGCGGAATGAAAGTCAAAATTGGCGACACGCTGTATGACGGCAGTTTATCCACTAAGTTGGAACGGCTTGAGAAGTCTTTTCGAAGACAAGCACTGTAG
- the atpA gene encoding F0F1 ATP synthase subunit alpha, with amino-acid sequence MSIRPEEISTLIKSQIEQYKSEIEVSEVGTVIQVGDGIARVHGLENAMANELLEFENGVFGLALNLEESNVGVVILGPYTEIREGDQVKRTGQIMQVPVGEAMLGRVVNPLGQPVDGKGPIATTEFRPVENKAPGVIDRKSVHEPMQTGIKAIDSMVPIGRGQRELIIGDRQTGKTAIAIDTIINQKGNGVKCIYVAIGQKQSTVVNVVETLRRHGALDYTIVVTAAASDPSPLLYIAPYAGVSMAEYFMYKGEHVLIIYDDLSKQAAAYRELSLLLRRPPGREAFPGDVFYLHSRLLERAAKLSDELGGGSITALPFIETQASDVSAYIPTNVISITDGQIFLESDLFYSGQRPAINVGISVSRVGGSAQIKAMKKVAGTLRLDLAQYRELQAFSQFGSDLDKSTQARLTRGSRMMEILKQGVNQPLSVEKQVLSLYTAVKGYLDDIALSDVHRFEAEFLSFIDSQHADVLQSIVDTKDLTADNEAKLKDAIEKFKRGFATSAK; translated from the coding sequence TTGAGTATCAGACCTGAAGAGATCAGTACACTGATTAAGAGTCAGATCGAACAATATAAATCAGAAATTGAAGTGTCCGAGGTCGGCACCGTTATTCAAGTTGGTGACGGTATTGCCCGTGTCCACGGACTTGAGAACGCCATGGCCAACGAATTGCTTGAGTTTGAAAATGGCGTATTTGGTCTTGCGCTCAACCTGGAAGAGAGTAATGTCGGGGTTGTAATCTTGGGACCTTACACCGAAATTCGCGAAGGCGATCAAGTAAAACGTACGGGTCAAATCATGCAGGTTCCAGTTGGTGAAGCTATGCTTGGTCGCGTAGTGAATCCACTTGGTCAGCCAGTAGACGGCAAAGGTCCAATTGCTACGACGGAATTCCGTCCAGTAGAGAACAAAGCACCTGGTGTTATCGACCGTAAATCGGTACACGAACCGATGCAAACGGGGATTAAAGCGATTGACTCGATGGTTCCAATCGGTCGTGGTCAACGGGAACTAATTATCGGTGACCGCCAAACAGGTAAAACGGCGATCGCTATCGATACAATTATCAACCAAAAAGGCAATGGCGTGAAATGTATCTACGTTGCTATTGGACAAAAGCAATCCACAGTTGTAAACGTAGTTGAAACACTTCGTCGTCATGGAGCTCTAGATTATACGATTGTCGTAACGGCTGCCGCTTCGGATCCGTCACCGCTTCTATACATCGCTCCTTATGCTGGTGTAAGTATGGCTGAGTACTTCATGTACAAAGGTGAGCACGTACTTATCATCTATGATGACTTGTCTAAACAAGCAGCGGCTTACCGTGAATTGTCCTTGCTGCTTCGTCGTCCACCGGGTCGGGAAGCATTCCCAGGGGATGTCTTCTACTTGCACTCCCGTTTGTTAGAACGTGCCGCAAAATTGAGCGACGAGCTGGGTGGAGGATCCATCACGGCGTTGCCATTTATTGAGACCCAAGCTTCTGACGTTTCGGCGTACATTCCGACAAACGTTATCTCGATTACAGACGGTCAGATTTTCCTTGAGTCCGATTTGTTCTATTCCGGTCAACGTCCGGCGATCAACGTCGGTATTTCCGTATCCCGGGTAGGTGGATCCGCTCAGATTAAAGCGATGAAGAAGGTAGCGGGTACACTTCGTTTGGACTTGGCTCAGTATCGTGAACTTCAAGCGTTCTCCCAATTCGGTTCTGACCTCGACAAATCAACACAAGCGCGTTTGACTCGTGGTTCCCGGATGATGGAAATCCTGAAGCAGGGCGTGAATCAACCTCTTTCGGTTGAGAAACAAGTTCTTAGTCTGTACACAGCAGTAAAAGGATACTTGGACGATATCGCATTGTCTGACGTACATCGCTTCGAAGCTGAATTCTTGTCTTTCATTGATAGTCAGCATGCTGATGTACTGCAATCGATTGTGGATACCAAAGACTTGACTGCTGATAATGAAGCGAAGTTGAAGGACGCGATTGAGAAGTTCAAAAGAGGTTTTGCAACTTCCGCAAAATAA
- the atpG gene encoding ATP synthase F1 subunit gamma, with protein sequence MAKGIREIKRQIKSIQNTRQITKAMEMVASAKLRKAQEKAQASRPYVEKLREVVSSIAAGSDGVSHPMMVSRPVKRTAYIVITSDGGLVGGYNTNVLRKVMDELNSRHSSKSEYGLFVIGRKGRDYFSRRDLPIVSEITELSDTPKFADIKSLAYAAVQGFEEEKYDEVYICYSKFINAISQVPTVERLLPFDRVDQHGVTATYEYEPSPEGVLEVLLPKYAETLIFGALLEGKASELGAKMTAMGSATKNATTMIGELTLTYNRARQAAITQEITEIVAGANAQS encoded by the coding sequence ATGGCAAAAGGGATTCGTGAAATAAAGCGTCAGATCAAGAGTATTCAGAATACCCGTCAAATTACGAAAGCGATGGAGATGGTAGCGTCAGCTAAACTCAGAAAAGCGCAGGAGAAAGCTCAGGCTTCTCGGCCTTATGTTGAGAAGTTGAGAGAGGTTGTCTCCAGTATCGCAGCTGGTAGTGATGGGGTCTCGCATCCGATGATGGTCTCTCGTCCTGTGAAACGTACCGCTTATATCGTGATCACATCTGACGGAGGGCTTGTTGGTGGTTACAACACTAACGTTCTCCGTAAGGTAATGGATGAGTTGAACAGTCGTCACTCTTCTAAATCGGAGTATGGATTGTTCGTAATTGGACGTAAAGGTCGGGATTATTTCAGCCGCCGGGATCTTCCCATTGTGAGCGAAATTACCGAGTTATCTGATACTCCCAAATTTGCTGACATCAAGTCTCTGGCTTACGCAGCTGTTCAAGGCTTCGAAGAAGAGAAGTATGACGAAGTTTATATTTGCTATAGCAAATTCATTAACGCGATTTCGCAGGTTCCAACCGTTGAACGTTTGCTACCATTCGATCGTGTTGATCAACACGGTGTGACGGCGACTTATGAATATGAGCCGTCGCCTGAAGGGGTACTGGAAGTTCTTTTGCCGAAATATGCGGAAACTCTCATATTTGGCGCCCTTTTGGAAGGTAAAGCGAGTGAACTTGGCGCGAAAATGACGGCTATGGGCAGCGCAACGAAGAATGCGACGACAATGATCGGTGAGCTTACTCTGACTTACAACCGTGCACGTCAAGCGGCAATTACCCAGGAAATTACGGAAATTGTCGCTGGAGCGAACGCGCAAAGTTAA
- the atpD gene encoding F0F1 ATP synthase subunit beta: protein MNKGRVVSVMGPVVDVEFERGQLPEIFNAIKILKQDAQDGGEDLILEVSTHLGDNQVRCIAMSTTDGLVRGTEVLDLGAPISVPVGEATLGRVFNVLGETIDNKGAAATDVRNPIHRQPPSFEELSTQSEILETGIKVIDLLAPYAKGGKIGLFGGAGVGKTVAIQELINNIAQEHGGISVFAGVGERTREGNDLYHEMSDSGVINKTAMVFGQMNEPPGARLRVALTGLTMAEYFRDQEGRDVLLFIDNIFRFTQAGSEVSALLGRMPSAVGYQPTLATEMGQLQERITSTKKGSVTSIQAIYVPADDYTDPAPATTFAHLDATTNLERKISEKGIFPAVDPLASSSRMLAPEIVGEEHYNVAQAVKRLLARYKELQDIIAILGMDELSEDDRLLVARARKVERFLSQPFHVAEQFTGLKGKYVPIAETVRSFKEILDGKHDNLPEAAFLFVGTIEEAVEKAKTM, encoded by the coding sequence ATGAACAAAGGACGCGTTGTTAGCGTAATGGGTCCGGTCGTTGACGTTGAGTTTGAACGTGGACAACTGCCGGAAATCTTCAACGCTATTAAAATTTTGAAACAAGACGCGCAGGATGGTGGAGAAGATCTGATTCTGGAAGTTTCCACTCATCTGGGCGACAATCAGGTTCGCTGTATCGCTATGTCCACAACGGACGGCCTTGTACGCGGAACTGAGGTGCTAGATTTAGGAGCACCAATCTCCGTCCCTGTAGGCGAAGCGACACTTGGACGGGTATTTAACGTACTAGGTGAAACGATCGACAATAAAGGTGCTGCGGCTACGGATGTTAGAAATCCAATTCACCGTCAACCACCTTCATTTGAAGAATTGTCTACGCAATCCGAAATTTTGGAGACTGGGATTAAGGTTATCGACTTGCTTGCTCCTTATGCTAAGGGCGGTAAAATCGGCCTCTTCGGTGGTGCCGGCGTAGGTAAAACCGTTGCTATCCAGGAGTTAATCAATAACATCGCTCAAGAGCACGGCGGGATTTCCGTGTTTGCCGGTGTAGGCGAGCGTACTCGTGAGGGTAACGATTTATACCACGAAATGTCGGATTCCGGTGTTATTAACAAAACAGCAATGGTCTTTGGTCAGATGAATGAACCTCCAGGTGCGCGTCTTCGTGTAGCCTTGACAGGTTTGACGATGGCGGAATATTTCCGTGATCAAGAAGGCCGTGACGTGTTGCTATTTATCGATAACATCTTCCGGTTCACACAAGCCGGTTCTGAGGTATCTGCCCTTCTCGGACGGATGCCATCTGCGGTAGGTTACCAACCGACACTTGCAACTGAGATGGGTCAACTTCAAGAACGGATCACTTCAACGAAGAAAGGTTCTGTTACTTCGATTCAAGCGATTTACGTTCCTGCGGATGACTATACTGACCCGGCTCCAGCAACAACGTTTGCTCACCTTGATGCTACGACTAACTTGGAGCGTAAGATTTCCGAAAAAGGGATTTTCCCTGCCGTAGATCCACTGGCTTCCAGCTCTCGGATGTTGGCACCAGAAATCGTAGGCGAAGAGCACTACAATGTTGCTCAGGCTGTAAAACGTCTATTGGCTCGTTATAAAGAGCTTCAAGATATTATTGCTATCCTTGGTATGGATGAATTGTCTGAGGATGATCGATTGCTCGTTGCACGTGCACGGAAGGTTGAACGTTTCTTGTCGCAACCATTCCACGTTGCAGAACAGTTTACAGGTTTGAAAGGAAAATATGTTCCGATCGCTGAAACTGTTCGTAGCTTCAAAGAAATTTTGGATGGTAAGCATGATAATCTTCCAGAAGCAGCATTCCTCTTCGTAGGTACTATTGAAGAAGCTGTGGAAAAAGCAAAAACAATGTAA
- a CDS encoding F0F1 ATP synthase subunit epsilon — protein MSTFLLEIVTPEHVVFSHEVNSLSVRGVEGELGILPSHIPLVTPLQVAPIVVKTEGRNLSIAVHGGFVEVQSDKVIVLAESAELPEAIDVERAVAARERAERRLAARSNQDRVDHRRAELALQRAITRINVSSKSKE, from the coding sequence ATGAGCACCTTTTTATTAGAAATTGTTACACCGGAGCACGTGGTGTTCTCACATGAAGTGAACAGCTTGTCTGTTCGCGGAGTAGAAGGAGAGCTTGGGATATTACCAAGTCATATTCCACTTGTGACACCGCTTCAAGTCGCTCCAATCGTGGTTAAGACGGAAGGCAGAAACTTGTCGATTGCGGTACATGGTGGTTTTGTCGAAGTTCAGAGTGATAAAGTAATCGTTCTTGCGGAAAGTGCCGAACTGCCAGAGGCGATTGATGTCGAACGGGCAGTTGCTGCTCGTGAACGTGCTGAACGGCGGCTAGCTGCTCGTAGTAATCAAGATCGGGTCGACCATCGTCGTGCCGAGCTTGCGTTACAAAGAGCTATAACTCGGATTAATGTATCAAGCAAGTCCAAGGAGTAG
- a CDS encoding DUF1146 family protein has protein sequence MNPVESVSAQVGVSGLTAILISLVCIALSWWAMQNLKLDLFIRHPKGPQGKLLQLLLSVVLGHFVASFIMDYLGYTQMLRYLF, from the coding sequence GTGAATCCAGTCGAGTCAGTATCTGCTCAGGTCGGTGTGAGTGGCCTTACGGCAATTCTCATATCACTGGTGTGCATTGCCTTGTCTTGGTGGGCTATGCAGAATCTCAAGCTGGATTTGTTCATACGTCATCCGAAGGGACCGCAGGGCAAGTTGCTCCAATTGCTGCTCTCTGTAGTACTTGGGCATTTTGTGGCCTCTTTTATCATGGATTACTTGGGATATACACAAATGCTACGTTATTTGTTTTAA
- the murA gene encoding UDP-N-acetylglucosamine 1-carboxyvinyltransferase produces MSKFIVRGGNVLAGNVKVSGAKNSVLPIIAASLLGEEGISIIRDAPPLDDVMTINKVLESLGANVTYDREVIMVNAQNIASCEAPYEWVRKMRASFLVMGPLLTRTGYTRISLPGGCAIGTRPIDQHLKGFEAMGAEINLGQGFIEAKTEGRLRGAKVYLDVASVGATENIMMAATLAEGTTVIENAAKEPEIVDLANYLNGMGAIVRGAGTGVIRIEGVEKLHGVEHTVIPDRVEAGTFMIAAAMTGGDVFVEGAIADHLGPVISKLEEMGVSIDAQENGIRVRADKPLKAVDVKTLPYPGFPTDMQSQMMALLLVSEGTSVVTETVFENRFMHVDQFRLMNAEIKVEGRGAIVTGGAKLSGAKVCATDLRAGAALIIAGLVADGTTEVSGTHHIDRGYVHLAEKLSGLGADIWRISMEEPAVESGKVLQPQQEERPVLKIQPTWA; encoded by the coding sequence ATGAGCAAATTTATCGTCCGCGGTGGCAATGTTTTGGCCGGGAACGTTAAAGTAAGCGGAGCTAAAAATTCAGTGCTACCGATCATCGCAGCGTCTTTGTTAGGTGAGGAAGGGATCAGCATTATTCGTGATGCACCTCCCCTTGATGATGTGATGACCATTAATAAAGTGTTAGAATCGCTTGGAGCGAATGTTACATATGACCGAGAAGTCATTATGGTAAATGCACAGAACATCGCTTCTTGTGAAGCACCGTACGAATGGGTACGGAAAATGCGGGCATCATTTCTTGTCATGGGACCTTTGTTAACTCGCACGGGTTATACTCGGATCTCGTTACCAGGGGGCTGTGCAATTGGAACACGTCCAATTGATCAGCATTTGAAAGGCTTTGAAGCCATGGGTGCAGAGATCAACCTGGGTCAAGGCTTTATTGAGGCGAAAACTGAAGGCCGGTTACGTGGGGCTAAGGTGTATTTGGATGTAGCAAGTGTAGGTGCAACGGAGAATATAATGATGGCTGCGACTTTAGCCGAAGGAACAACTGTGATTGAGAATGCTGCCAAAGAGCCTGAAATTGTTGATTTGGCTAATTATCTGAACGGCATGGGCGCTATTGTGCGCGGAGCAGGTACAGGGGTTATCCGGATTGAAGGCGTTGAGAAGTTGCATGGCGTAGAGCATACGGTTATTCCTGATCGGGTAGAAGCAGGCACATTTATGATAGCAGCTGCTATGACTGGTGGTGACGTGTTTGTAGAAGGGGCTATTGCAGACCATCTGGGACCCGTTATTTCAAAGCTGGAGGAAATGGGCGTAAGTATAGACGCGCAAGAGAATGGTATTCGTGTCCGTGCTGATAAGCCTCTGAAAGCAGTTGATGTGAAGACACTACCGTATCCAGGATTTCCGACTGATATGCAATCTCAAATGATGGCTTTATTGCTGGTATCGGAAGGCACGAGTGTTGTCACTGAGACCGTATTTGAGAACCGATTCATGCATGTTGATCAGTTCCGTCTGATGAACGCTGAGATTAAGGTAGAAGGCCGTGGGGCTATTGTCACCGGAGGTGCGAAGCTAAGTGGAGCTAAGGTGTGCGCTACAGACCTACGGGCTGGTGCGGCGTTGATTATTGCTGGCTTAGTGGCTGATGGTACAACTGAAGTGAGTGGAACTCATCACATTGATCGTGGCTATGTTCATTTGGCTGAGAAGCTATCGGGACTGGGAGCGGACATTTGGCGCATCTCGATGGAAGAACCAGCTGTTGAATCTGGAAAGGTACTGCAACCTCAACAAGAGGAACGTCCTGTACTTAAGATTCAACCAACCTGGGCGTAA
- the spoIID gene encoding stage II sporulation protein D, whose product MAALAALAVLLPALLASRSTPRPPAPVQAGPVAKATAPKALLPSFLVPMAPELSVRVHLTHTGVVETLPLEEYVTGVLAAEMPAEFELEALKAQAIAARTFIIRRLAAGDTSGVPALDADVTDTVAHQAYLSKQDLEQWVLSGKSEQLAKLERAVQETSGLIMTYQGQPITASFFSASGGYTENSEEYWTTQIPYLRSVPSPWEATIDPGFKETVTLPISEMFGKLGLRVPARSASTSVEQETRTMNKLFKILSVTTGHKVKDISIGGKVFTGREVREKLKLRSSQFTLALDGENVNITTYGYGHGVGMSQWGANGMAKEGYTCTQILKHYYTGISFRQASHILKS is encoded by the coding sequence CTGGCGGCGCTCGCCGCGCTCGCGGTGCTGCTGCCGGCGCTGCTCGCCAGCCGGAGCACGCCGCGGCCGCCCGCGCCGGTGCAAGCGGGGCCTGTGGCGAAGGCCACCGCTCCCAAGGCCCTGCTGCCCTCCTTCCTCGTGCCTATGGCACCGGAACTCTCGGTACGCGTCCATCTTACACATACGGGCGTCGTCGAGACCCTGCCGCTCGAAGAATACGTGACAGGCGTGCTGGCTGCCGAGATGCCAGCGGAGTTTGAACTAGAAGCACTAAAAGCACAAGCGATCGCAGCACGAACATTTATCATTCGTCGCTTAGCAGCTGGAGATACTAGCGGCGTTCCTGCATTGGATGCGGACGTTACCGATACTGTTGCCCATCAAGCTTATTTGTCTAAGCAAGATCTGGAGCAGTGGGTGTTAAGCGGCAAGTCAGAGCAATTGGCCAAGCTTGAGCGAGCGGTCCAAGAGACAAGCGGCTTGATCATGACCTATCAGGGCCAGCCGATTACGGCTTCCTTTTTCTCCGCCAGTGGAGGATATACAGAGAACTCGGAAGAGTACTGGACCACCCAAATCCCTTACCTCCGCAGTGTGCCAAGCCCATGGGAAGCTACCATAGACCCAGGCTTCAAAGAAACCGTGACACTACCAATAAGTGAGATGTTCGGCAAGTTAGGTTTGCGAGTCCCAGCACGATCGGCATCGACTAGCGTAGAGCAAGAGACTCGTACGATGAACAAGCTATTTAAGATTCTATCAGTTACTACCGGACATAAAGTGAAGGACATCTCTATCGGCGGAAAAGTATTTACAGGTCGAGAAGTGAGAGAAAAGTTGAAACTTCGTTCCAGTCAATTTACGCTAGCGCTAGACGGGGAAAATGTAAATATCACAACTTACGGTTATGGACACGGAGTTGGAATGAGCCAGTGGGGTGCAAATGGCATGGCTAAAGAAGGGTATACTTGCACGCAAATTCTCAAACACTATTATACGGGGATATCTTTTCGGCAAGCCTCTCACATCCTCAAAAGTTAA
- a CDS encoding M23 family metallopeptidase → MNEQNQKNQPHGESPKKGMGEPVAPVSAWKRLLSKRWVYPAAYVAAAAIILTLVWVYQDASQKPMDSTPASVTDSLNLPGDSDTLGQAEDKDGKSVETLATYEDLAWPVAKVADVTIVKPFYEKDGSAEDHQAALVQYKDTFTPNTGIDLAREDDKPFGVTAALGGKVTSVQEHPLLGFVVEITHANNLKTVYESLADVKVKLNDEVKQGDTIATAGRNEQEKDLGTHVHFAVYENGELVNPASVLPKN, encoded by the coding sequence ATGAATGAACAAAATCAAAAAAATCAACCCCATGGGGAATCTCCTAAAAAAGGAATGGGAGAGCCGGTAGCTCCGGTATCCGCATGGAAAAGACTGTTGTCAAAGAGATGGGTATACCCGGCAGCATATGTGGCGGCAGCGGCAATTATACTAACCTTAGTGTGGGTCTACCAGGATGCTAGCCAAAAGCCAATGGATTCGACCCCCGCTAGTGTTACAGATTCTTTGAATCTTCCAGGTGACAGCGATACGCTGGGCCAAGCGGAAGACAAAGACGGTAAGTCAGTCGAGACGCTCGCCACTTATGAAGACCTGGCATGGCCAGTAGCTAAGGTAGCTGATGTTACGATTGTCAAACCATTCTATGAGAAGGATGGCTCAGCTGAGGATCATCAAGCTGCGCTAGTTCAGTACAAAGACACCTTCACTCCAAATACCGGGATTGACCTGGCACGTGAAGATGACAAGCCTTTTGGAGTAACTGCTGCATTAGGTGGTAAGGTTACTTCGGTACAAGAACATCCATTGCTCGGTTTTGTCGTAGAAATTACGCATGCGAACAACCTGAAAACCGTGTACGAAAGTTTAGCGGATGTAAAGGTGAAGCTGAACGACGAAGTGAAGCAAGGAGATACCATTGCTACCGCTGGACGTAATGAGCAGGAGAAAGACCTTGGCACTCACGTACACTTTGCTGTGTATGAGAATGGTGAATTGGTCAATCCGGCATCTGTACTTCCGAAGAATTAA
- the spoIIID gene encoding sporulation transcriptional regulator SpoIIID, with amino-acid sequence MHDYIKERTIKIGRCIVETRHTVRTIAKEFGVSKSTVHKDLTERLPEINPDLADQVKHILEYHKSIRHLRGGEATKIKYKKKGQTKREVISSVN; translated from the coding sequence GTGCACGATTACATCAAGGAACGTACGATAAAAATAGGTCGCTGTATCGTGGAGACTCGGCACACGGTTCGGACCATTGCCAAAGAATTTGGCGTATCGAAAAGCACGGTGCATAAGGATTTGACCGAGCGTTTGCCGGAGATCAATCCGGATTTAGCAGATCAGGTGAAGCACATTCTCGAATATCACAAGTCGATTAGACATCTACGAGGAGGAGAGGCGACAAAGATCAAATACAAGAAAAAAGGGCAAACGAAGAGAGAGGTTATTAGCTCGGTTAATTAA
- a CDS encoding rod shape-determining protein, with product MSKDIGIDLGTANVLIHVKGKGVVLNEPSVVAIDSDAKRVLAVGEEARRMVGRTPGNIVAIRPLRDGVIADFEITEMMLKYFIDRVGGRNWYSRPRVLICAPTNITSVEQKSIREAAEHCGAKEVYLEEEPKAAAIGAGMDIYEPSGNMVVDIGGGTTDVAVLSMGDIVTASSIKVAGDTFDAAIIKYIKGKYKLLIGERTAEDIKIAIGTVHPMGRIAELDIRGRDMVSGLPLTVTITSREIQEALADSVTSIVTAAKSVLERTPPELSADIIDRGVILTGGGALLNGLDELLAEELRVPVLIAEDPMHCVVKGTGIMLDNLDRVIKKKF from the coding sequence ATGAGCAAGGATATCGGTATTGATTTGGGCACAGCTAATGTGCTTATTCATGTCAAAGGAAAGGGAGTTGTACTCAACGAGCCATCCGTTGTGGCTATTGATAGTGACGCGAAACGCGTTCTAGCTGTCGGTGAAGAAGCCAGACGAATGGTCGGTCGTACACCAGGAAACATTGTCGCGATTCGTCCACTTCGAGACGGGGTTATTGCCGATTTTGAAATTACTGAAATGATGTTGAAATATTTCATCGATCGTGTCGGCGGAAGAAATTGGTACAGTCGTCCTCGTGTTCTCATCTGTGCACCTACAAACATTACCTCTGTCGAACAGAAATCGATCCGCGAAGCGGCGGAACACTGTGGTGCTAAGGAAGTTTATCTAGAAGAGGAACCAAAGGCCGCTGCAATTGGGGCGGGTATGGATATTTATGAGCCGAGTGGCAACATGGTTGTTGATATTGGTGGCGGTACGACGGATGTGGCGGTGCTCTCCATGGGAGACATCGTCACGGCTTCGTCTATTAAAGTCGCCGGTGATACGTTTGATGCTGCCATTATTAAATATATTAAAGGAAAGTACAAGCTGTTAATCGGAGAGCGGACTGCAGAGGATATCAAGATTGCAATTGGTACGGTGCATCCAATGGGTCGTATAGCCGAACTCGATATCCGTGGACGGGATATGGTCTCGGGTCTTCCTCTAACGGTTACGATTACTTCAAGAGAAATTCAAGAAGCTTTGGCAGACTCAGTAACCTCTATCGTAACTGCTGCTAAGTCAGTGCTTGAGCGTACACCACCGGAATTGTCAGCGGACATTATTGATCGAGGTGTAATACTTACTGGCGGTGGTGCTCTACTGAACGGATTGGACGAGCTACTGGCTGAAGAATTACGTGTGCCCGTGCTGATTGCGGAAGATCCAATGCATTGCGTCGTTAAGGGAACAGGTATTATGCTCGACAATTTGGACCGGGTTATTAAGAAAAAATTCTAA